The nucleotide window ATTTCCGCCGATAAGCGAATCTCTTCCGATGACTGTTTGCCCACCAAGAATCGTGGCATTGGCATAAATAACTACATTATCCCCGATGCTGGGATGCCTTTTCCTGTTCTGAAGCTCTTTTGTTACAGAGAGCGCACCCAGTGTGACTCCCTGGTAGAGTTTTACATTGTCGCCAATTACAGTAGTTTCGCCAATTACGATTCCGGTGCCGTGATCTATGAAAAAATTTCTTCCAATGCGCGCACCCGGATGAATATCAATCCCTGTTTTACTGTGTGCATATTCGGTCCAGATCCGTGGGATAAGCGGTACGCCGTTCTTCACCAGTTCATGTGCCAGACGGTACACAGCTATCGCAAAGAAACCGGGATAGGAAAATTTTACTTCTTCCACACTCTGTGCAGCCGGGTCGTTTTCGTAAATGAAACGCGCATCATCCTCAAGAGCCTGGTAAACCTGAGGAAAAGTATCAAAGAAAAAACCGGTGTCATGGCTGTTTCTGCCGTTACTGGCTGAAACCAGGATTTCTTCAAACTGTATTTTGAAATTTTTGAGTCGTCTTTCTATTTCTGAAAGCTGTGCGCAACTGTTCTTTTCCAGATAGAAAATGAACCGGAACAGGCTGTCTATGAATTCTTCAGTCTTCTTTTTGTCAATATTGAATTTCCGCGCGGTATAACCGGTATGCAGCTGTTTTGCGAAACTCATTGTCTTTATGGATTTTTATCCAAATGTACTGCAAGAATGTTTCCAAAGACCTTGATGCATGTTAAGTAAAGTCCATCGGTGCATAAATAATTAAGTATAAAATAGTCGGGTAAAGTTGGTCACCGCAGGTGAATTTCATAAATTTGTAGCACTTTTAAGCAGCCGGTGTTCCGGTTATGTCTCACCATATGGATCAGATAAATTAACAAAAAAATATTATGAAAGTAACCGTAGTAGGAGCAGGAGCAGTAGGCGCAAGTTGCGCGGAATATATTGCTATGAAAAATTTTGCTTCAGAAGTAGTTTTAGTAGACATTAAGGAAGGTTTTGCCGAAGGAAAGGCTATGGACCTTATGCAAACAGCCTCCCTCAATGGTTTTGATACCAAAGTAAGCGGAACTACAGGCGATTACAGCAAGACTGCCGGATCTACCGTAGCTGTGATCACTTCCGGAATCCCGAGAAAACCCGGAATGACAAGGGAAGAACTTATCGGTATCAATGCAGGTATCGTGAAAGAAGTTACCGCTAATCTTGTGAAGCATTCTCCGGAAGTTATTATCATTGTCGTTTCCAATCCTATGGATACAATGACTTATCTGGTGCATAAAACATCAGGTCTTCCAAAAAATAAAATCATCGGTATGGGTGGAGCTTTGGATTCCGCGCGTTTCAAATATAGATTGGCTGAGGCGCTTGATTGCCCCATCTCTGACGTAGACGGAATGGTAATCGCTGCTCACAGCGACACGGGAATGCTTCCGTTAATGAGCAAGGCAACAAGAAATGGTGTTCCTGTTTCTGAATTCCTGGATGCCGACAAGCAGGCTTATGTTGAAGAAGAAACCAAAGTAGGTGGCGCTACACTAACCAAACTCCTGGGAACATCTGCATGGTATGCACCGGGTGCTGCAGTTTCAGTACTTGTACAGTCAATCCTTTGCGACCAAAAAAAGATGATACCCTGTTCGCTGATGCTGGACGGCGAATATGGTGAGTCCGATATCTGCCTTGGCGTTCCTGCAATAATCGGAAAGAACGGTGTTGAAAAAATTGTTGACATCTCCTTAACTGAAGAGGAAAAAGAAAAATTCGCTACAGCTGCTAAAGCCGTAAGAGAAGTAAACGGGGATTTGAAATTCTAATTAGCCGTACAAAAAAGATCTAAAGCCTTCCCGTATCTGGGGAAGGCTTTTTTACTGAGAAAATGTTTCAACAGGGGCAG belongs to Chryseobacterium sp. and includes:
- the epsC gene encoding serine O-acetyltransferase EpsC yields the protein MSFAKQLHTGYTARKFNIDKKKTEEFIDSLFRFIFYLEKNSCAQLSEIERRLKNFKIQFEEILVSASNGRNSHDTGFFFDTFPQVYQALEDDARFIYENDPAAQSVEEVKFSYPGFFAIAVYRLAHELVKNGVPLIPRIWTEYAHSKTGIDIHPGARIGRNFFIDHGTGIVIGETTVIGDNVKLYQGVTLGALSVTKELQNRKRHPSIGDNVVIYANATILGGQTVIGRDSLIGGNVWITESVAPNSVVFHKGLVTVRNKIPENEPINFII
- a CDS encoding malate dehydrogenase encodes the protein MKVTVVGAGAVGASCAEYIAMKNFASEVVLVDIKEGFAEGKAMDLMQTASLNGFDTKVSGTTGDYSKTAGSTVAVITSGIPRKPGMTREELIGINAGIVKEVTANLVKHSPEVIIIVVSNPMDTMTYLVHKTSGLPKNKIIGMGGALDSARFKYRLAEALDCPISDVDGMVIAAHSDTGMLPLMSKATRNGVPVSEFLDADKQAYVEEETKVGGATLTKLLGTSAWYAPGAAVSVLVQSILCDQKKMIPCSLMLDGEYGESDICLGVPAIIGKNGVEKIVDISLTEEEKEKFATAAKAVREVNGDLKF